In Allocoprobacillus halotolerans, a genomic segment contains:
- a CDS encoding YitT family protein, producing the protein MKQKVLNLVYIIVGNIFIALAINTLILENHIIVGGTSGIGNVLNHYFDIPVSLSVGCLNICLFLIGLFFIGKRFAMTTLISTFLFPIVLQFFETQPMFHHYLDDPLLAAILAACLVGVGIGLILKANASTGGVDILAILLNKKFGFPVHIVLNCIDLCILVLQFTFNDTTHVIYGIMIVMITSVVLNKTLTQGTSLVQLTVISDYYEEMKQTILHDFDAGVTLLASEKGYTEEKSKLLLSVLPYRKLPAIKAKIHEIDPLAFVIVSHVEEVGGKGFTLEKS; encoded by the coding sequence ATGAAACAAAAAGTCTTAAATTTGGTTTACATTATTGTTGGAAACATTTTTATTGCTTTAGCAATCAATACATTAATCTTAGAAAATCATATTATTGTTGGTGGAACTTCTGGAATAGGAAATGTTTTAAATCATTATTTTGATATTCCTGTTTCATTAAGTGTTGGATGTTTAAATATCTGTTTATTTTTAATTGGTTTATTTTTCATTGGGAAAAGATTTGCCATGACAACGTTAATTTCAACATTCTTATTCCCAATTGTTTTACAATTCTTTGAAACTCAACCCATGTTTCATCATTATTTAGATGATCCATTATTAGCTGCGATTTTAGCTGCCTGTCTTGTTGGTGTAGGAATTGGGTTAATTCTAAAAGCCAATGCTTCAACGGGTGGAGTTGATATTTTAGCCATTCTTTTGAATAAAAAATTTGGTTTCCCAGTCCATATTGTTTTAAACTGTATTGATTTATGTATTCTTGTTTTACAGTTTACATTCAATGATACAACCCATGTCATTTATGGAATTATGATTGTTATGATTACATCAGTTGTGTTAAATAAAACATTAACACAAGGAACAAGTTTAGTTCAGTTAACAGTTATAAGTGATTATTATGAAGAAATGAAACAAACAATTTTACATGACTTTGATGCAGGTGTGACTTTATTAGCAAGTGAAAAAGGATATACAGAAGAAAAATCTAAACTTCTTTTATCTGTTTTACCTTATCGTAAACTCCCTGCTATTAAAGCAAAAATTCATGAAATTGATCCTTTGGCTTTTGTGATTGTTTCCCATGTTGAAGAAGTAGGGGGAAAAGGTTTTACATTAGAAAAATCGTAA
- a CDS encoding AAA family ATPase, which translates to MEETNVANGIVKGLVFVGPNSSGKSNAIHAISVLLDLLFIESEISIPLQMCFYTGDNLELSYLFEIDQHDILYEFSFNRSGNVVDEKLYLDNKKLLTRLGQEAETELSETTHYHSDSIAKNVLFLRTIYFNTHFAKFPILKKWFTFLQNSVYCDFSNNLNIAFSPKTLNKLQEHITEETVDKMNQFLKESKIGYSVKYTNESKISEFSNINLGDKKEFFVKKEDCDYWMPLHLESQGNKEFIPLIPAILHIINNDGMFIIDEFNAASFHNELEELIIKYILKNSKQSQLIIATHSTNVLKTSLFRPDQIYSVDFIGNEGSVIKRISSESPRQSQNLEKMYLSGIFDGIPNYRNK; encoded by the coding sequence TTGGAAGAAACAAATGTTGCAAATGGAATTGTAAAAGGATTGGTGTTTGTTGGTCCAAACTCTTCTGGAAAGTCTAATGCTATTCATGCTATATCAGTTTTATTAGATTTGTTATTTATAGAAAGTGAAATTTCTATTCCTTTACAAATGTGCTTCTATACTGGTGATAATTTAGAATTAAGTTATTTATTCGAAATTGATCAACACGACATATTATATGAATTTAGTTTTAACCGTAGTGGAAATGTGGTTGATGAAAAGTTGTATTTAGATAATAAAAAGTTGTTAACACGTTTGGGACAAGAGGCTGAAACTGAATTAAGTGAAACAACTCATTATCATAGTGACTCTATTGCAAAAAATGTGTTATTTTTAAGAACAATATATTTCAATACACATTTTGCAAAATTTCCAATATTAAAGAAATGGTTTACTTTTTTACAAAATTCGGTTTATTGTGATTTTTCTAATAATTTAAATATTGCTTTTAGTCCTAAAACTTTAAATAAATTACAAGAACATATTACAGAAGAAACAGTTGATAAGATGAATCAATTTCTTAAAGAATCTAAAATTGGATATAGTGTAAAATACACAAATGAATCAAAAATTAGTGAATTTTCAAATATTAATCTTGGTGATAAAAAAGAGTTTTTTGTGAAAAAGGAAGATTGTGATTATTGGATGCCATTGCATTTAGAATCGCAAGGAAATAAAGAATTCATTCCTTTAATACCTGCGATTCTTCATATTATAAATAATGATGGTATGTTCATCATTGATGAATTCAATGCGGCTTCATTTCATAATGAATTAGAAGAACTTATTATAAAATATATTTTAAAAAATTCAAAACAATCTCAATTAATCATCGCAACACATTCAACAAATGTTTTAAAAACATCACTGTTTAGACCTGATCAAATTTATTCTGTAGATTTTATTGGTAATGAAGGAAGCGTTATTAAAAGAATCTCTTCAGAAAGTCCAAGACAATCACAAAATTTAGAAAAAATGTATTTATCTGGAATCTTTGATGGTATTCCAAATTATCGAAATAAATAA
- the ahpC gene encoding alkyl hydroperoxide reductase subunit C translates to MSLIGKEIKEFKAQAYQNGEFKEITKEDLLGKWNVFFFYPADFTFVCPTELEDLADKYEEFKKINCEIYSVSCDTHFVHKAWHDASQRIQKIQYPMLADPTAAIAKDLDVYIETDGLAERGTFIINPEGKVVAYEVIAGNVGRNSEELLRRVQASQFVAEHGDEVCPAKWKPGEETLKPSLDLVGML, encoded by the coding sequence ATGTCATTAATTGGAAAAGAAATTAAAGAATTTAAAGCACAAGCTTATCAAAATGGAGAATTTAAAGAAATTACAAAAGAAGATTTATTAGGAAAATGGAATGTCTTTTTCTTCTATCCAGCAGACTTTACATTTGTTTGCCCAACTGAATTAGAAGATTTAGCAGACAAATATGAAGAATTTAAGAAAATCAACTGTGAAATCTATTCAGTATCATGTGATACACATTTCGTGCATAAAGCATGGCATGATGCTTCTCAAAGAATTCAAAAGATTCAATATCCTATGTTAGCTGATCCAACTGCTGCGATTGCGAAAGATTTAGATGTTTATATTGAAACAGATGGTTTGGCTGAAAGAGGAACATTTATTATCAATCCAGAAGGAAAAGTTGTGGCTTATGAAGTCATTGCAGGAAATGTAGGACGTAATAGCGAAGAATTATTAAGACGTGTTCAAGCTTCACAATTTGTAGCTGAACATGGTGATGAAGTGTGTCCAGCAAAATGGAAACCAGGTGAAGAAACACTAAAACCATCACTTGACTTAGTTGGAATGTTATAA
- a CDS encoding FAD-dependent oxidoreductase has protein sequence MVLEKEKFGGQITITSDIVNYPGVLEDSGEGLTQKMRQQAERFGATFQKAEVKKLKLDQPIKKIETSQGTLESIGLVLATGAHPRKLGFPGEKEYQGRGIAYCATCDGEFLKVVNCL, from the coding sequence CTGGTTTTAGAAAAAGAAAAATTTGGTGGACAGATTACAATCACATCAGATATTGTGAATTATCCTGGAGTTTTAGAAGACTCTGGTGAAGGCTTAACACAAAAGATGCGTCAACAAGCAGAAAGATTTGGTGCCACTTTTCAAAAAGCAGAAGTTAAAAAATTAAAGTTAGATCAACCTATTAAAAAAATAGAAACAAGTCAAGGCACATTAGAAAGTATTGGTCTTGTTTTAGCAACCGGTGCGCATCCTCGAAAATTAGGTTTCCCGGGTGAAAAAGAATATCAGGGTAGAGGTATTGCCTATTGTGCAACATGTGATGGAGAGTTTTTGAAGGTTGTCAATTGTTTGTGA
- a CDS encoding FAD-dependent oxidoreductase, producing MIGGGFAACEEAIFLTQYASKVTMIVREEDFTCAKTIADEVRAHEKIEIIFETEIIEAGGHETLEYAVFRNNKDQSSWRYDAKEQGRFGIFVFAGYVPENELFKDQLTTNLQGYLLTDRHQKTNMDGVYGAGDICEKDLRQVVTAVSDGAIAATSLEKYITATKEKHHIETVVYQNQTVSKESSQTNDSQMFISDDIREQLKPIFERLTQDVYLIGQLDQDRFSLEMKNFMEELASLSYHIHLDYQPLEKEVQMKICDASKHDLGVHYHMVPGGHEFNSFILAIYNAGSAGQPIDQDILAKINALTPHQIQVFVSLSCTMCPEVVQATQRIALLNQDIQTSIYDLSHFPEYKDQYHIMSVPCMVIDQQHVLFGKKNLEEMVQVLENISK from the coding sequence GTGATTGGTGGTGGATTTGCAGCCTGTGAAGAGGCTATTTTCTTAACACAATATGCTTCCAAAGTGACAATGATTGTCAGAGAAGAAGATTTTACATGTGCGAAAACAATTGCTGATGAAGTTCGTGCTCATGAAAAAATTGAAATTATTTTTGAAACAGAAATCATTGAGGCTGGTGGTCATGAAACTTTAGAATATGCCGTTTTTAGAAACAATAAAGATCAATCTTCATGGCGTTATGATGCCAAAGAACAAGGTCGTTTTGGAATCTTTGTTTTTGCTGGATATGTTCCAGAAAATGAACTGTTTAAAGACCAACTTACAACCAATCTCCAAGGCTATTTATTAACAGATCGTCACCAAAAAACAAATATGGATGGTGTCTATGGAGCAGGAGATATTTGTGAAAAAGATTTGCGTCAGGTTGTCACAGCAGTCAGTGATGGTGCCATTGCTGCGACATCTTTAGAAAAATACATTACTGCAACAAAAGAAAAACATCATATTGAAACAGTTGTTTATCAAAACCAAACAGTTTCAAAAGAATCTTCACAAACAAATGATTCACAAATGTTTATTAGCGATGATATTCGTGAACAGTTAAAACCAATATTTGAAAGATTAACACAAGATGTTTATTTGATTGGGCAACTTGATCAAGATCGTTTTTCTTTAGAAATGAAAAATTTTATGGAAGAATTGGCTTCTTTAAGTTATCATATTCATCTTGATTATCAACCATTAGAAAAAGAAGTACAAATGAAAATCTGTGATGCCTCAAAGCATGATTTAGGTGTGCATTATCATATGGTGCCTGGAGGTCATGAATTTAATTCGTTTATTTTGGCTATTTATAATGCTGGAAGTGCTGGTCAACCAATCGATCAAGATATACTAGCAAAAATAAATGCTTTAACTCCTCATCAAATCCAAGTGTTTGTATCATTATCATGTACAATGTGTCCTGAAGTTGTACAAGCAACACAACGCATTGCTTTATTGAATCAAGATATTCAAACTTCTATTTATGATTTATCTCACTTCCCTGAATATAAAGATCAATATCATATTATGAGCGTACCATGTATGGTGATAGATCAACAACATGTTCTTTTTGGAAAGAAAAATCTTGAGGAAATGGTACAAGTATTAGAAAATATTTCTAAATAA
- a CDS encoding type II toxin-antitoxin system RelB/DinJ family antitoxin, protein MATKSSSFYARIDPDIKLQAENILSGLGISTSCAIDIFFRQIVLHKGLPFEVKFPYEKPIIVSSLTPEELNTEIQKGYEDILAGRTKMIDEAITDMQKDFQL, encoded by the coding sequence ATGGCTACAAAATCATCTAGTTTTTATGCAAGGATTGATCCGGATATAAAGTTACAAGCAGAAAATATTTTATCGGGTTTGGGTATTTCTACATCCTGTGCAATAGATATTTTCTTTAGACAGATTGTATTGCACAAAGGTTTACCTTTTGAAGTCAAATTTCCATATGAAAAACCAATAATAGTCAGTTCGTTAACTCCAGAAGAACTTAATACAGAAATTCAAAAAGGATATGAAGATATATTAGCAGGGCGTACGAAAATGATTGATGAAGCCATAACTGATATGCAAAAAGATTTTCAATTATGA
- a CDS encoding DNA-deoxyinosine glycosylase, whose amino-acid sequence MLYHHQSLNSIEEKKAFLLANHIALWDVIESCDIQGSSDSSIQNVQVNDLNSLLKQTKITHIYTNGKKAHQLYMKYCYPMTRIKDYCLPSTSPANAAYSLEQLLKEWQKICHEFIESS is encoded by the coding sequence TTGTTGTATCATCATCAATCTTTGAATTCCATTGAAGAAAAGAAAGCTTTTTTATTAGCTAATCATATTGCTTTATGGGATGTCATTGAAAGTTGTGATATTCAAGGTTCTAGTGATAGTTCGATTCAAAATGTTCAAGTCAATGATTTGAATAGTTTACTCAAACAAACAAAAATCACACATATTTATACCAATGGTAAAAAAGCGCATCAACTCTATATGAAATATTGTTATCCTATGACACGAATTAAAGATTATTGTTTGCCTTCAACTTCTCCTGCCAATGCTGCTTATTCTTTAGAACAATTATTAAAAGAATGGCAAAAAATATGTCATGAATTTATAGAAAGTTCATAA
- a CDS encoding ECF transporter S component, with product MALIGILGALGGILMLLKTPLPFMPPFMDFDLAALPEIIGGFALGPIAAVLIIIVKLLVKLVILGTSTAFVGEISNFIVSCAYVLPAILIYDHQKSKKSALTGMIIGTLVCTLAAVISNVYMIIPFYTHMMNLSLEAIIEMCHAVCPLVNNIWTLALFGVVPFNLIKCGVTSIITFIVYKKISVPLKKFAGN from the coding sequence ATGGCTCTAATTGGTATTTTAGGAGCGCTTGGTGGGATTTTGATGTTGTTGAAAACACCATTACCATTTATGCCACCATTTATGGACTTTGATTTAGCGGCATTGCCTGAAATTATAGGTGGTTTTGCTTTAGGTCCAATTGCAGCAGTTTTGATTATTATTGTTAAATTACTTGTAAAACTAGTTATTTTAGGAACAAGTACCGCATTTGTTGGTGAAATTTCTAATTTTATTGTTAGTTGTGCCTATGTTCTACCAGCCATTTTGATTTATGATCATCAAAAATCAAAAAAATCTGCTTTAACGGGAATGATTATTGGAACACTTGTTTGTACATTGGCTGCAGTCATTTCCAATGTCTATATGATTATTCCTTTCTATACCCATATGATGAATTTGTCTTTAGAAGCCATCATTGAAATGTGTCATGCAGTTTGTCCACTTGTTAATAATATTTGGACATTGGCATTATTTGGAGTTGTCCCTTTTAATCTGATAAAATGTGGTGTCACTTCCATTATCACTTTTATTGTTTATAAAAAAATCAGTGTCCCATTAAAGAAATTTGCTGGTAATTAA
- a CDS encoding ECF transporter S component, which translates to MKVKQLATIGILCALAMILNLFAFIPLVPTVSWLTYDPKDIVIVIGGFIYGPMTAFLMSGICSVLEIMIKGGSIIDVIMNMISTCSFACVAATIYKHQHTKKGAMIGLLAGVVLTVINMTIWNYIVTPIYYGMPREAIVALLLPGIIPFNLLKAGLNAGITLFLYKSIVTILRQTHFVEDTHQTSQKNMSLALIGLFITISMICIILAIQNII; encoded by the coding sequence ATGAAAGTCAAACAATTAGCAACCATAGGTATTCTTTGTGCTTTAGCCATGATTTTAAACTTATTTGCATTTATTCCACTTGTTCCAACAGTCAGTTGGTTAACATATGATCCTAAAGATATCGTTATTGTTATTGGGGGATTTATCTATGGTCCAATGACAGCCTTTTTGATGAGTGGTATTTGTTCTGTATTAGAAATTATGATAAAAGGTGGAAGCATCATAGATGTGATTATGAATATGATTTCCACTTGTTCATTTGCCTGTGTTGCTGCAACAATCTATAAACATCAACATACGAAAAAAGGAGCGATGATTGGTTTATTAGCTGGGGTTGTTTTAACAGTCATTAATATGACAATTTGGAATTATATTGTTACACCAATCTATTATGGTATGCCTCGAGAAGCTATTGTTGCCTTACTGTTACCGGGAATTATTCCTTTTAACTTATTAAAAGCAGGACTCAATGCAGGAATTACATTATTTTTATATAAGAGTATTGTTACAATTTTAAGACAGACTCATTTTGTAGAAGACACACATCAAACTTCACAAAAAAATATGTCTTTAGCTTTGATTGGTTTATTTATTACTATTTCAATGATTTGTATCATTTTAGCAATTCAAAATATTATTTAG
- a CDS encoding pyridoxamine 5'-phosphate oxidase family protein — protein MNFIEAKQYLFEKLAPSKIMALASSVNNHVMVRNVSCLIYDDAIYFKTDKNFRKTKQLYENPQVALCFSGIQVEGKVQILGLVVDEPDRKFEKLYQKYLWGSYNAYSHEEDEILVRVEPSFVEIWDTDEKNQAFQIFIDFEKESVEYRQYDDKK, from the coding sequence ATGAATTTTATTGAAGCCAAACAGTATTTATTTGAAAAATTAGCACCATCAAAAATTATGGCCTTAGCATCAAGTGTCAATAATCATGTGATGGTTAGAAATGTCAGTTGTTTGATTTATGATGATGCAATTTATTTTAAAACTGATAAAAACTTTAGAAAAACAAAACAATTATATGAAAATCCACAAGTGGCTTTATGTTTTAGTGGTATTCAGGTGGAAGGAAAAGTTCAGATTTTAGGTTTAGTTGTGGATGAACCAGATCGTAAATTTGAAAAACTTTATCAAAAATATTTATGGGGAAGCTATAATGCTTATAGTCATGAAGAAGATGAAATTCTTGTCAGAGTAGAACCTTCTTTTGTAGAAATCTGGGATACTGATGAAAAAAATCAAGCTTTTCAAATCTTTATTGACTTTGAAAAAGAATCTGTGGAATATCGTCAATATGATGATAAAAAATAA
- a CDS encoding LCP family protein, with protein sequence MKKLIKILLSRRLLLIITLIAACVFTFVAFELSILPLKYFIPLIVVIFLGAFLLYRLSRDKNDRHPVKVAIVKLVNVILAIVLIIASWSLMKGSNFISSITGGGEEIIEMDVVVLKDSLYDTIDDLKGQSFGALHGDAVNINKTETMIEDDIGDITVTNYASNNELIQSLMTQEMSAIIVKNVDLESFDSIEENFNDKIRIIQKYEIKLPKVTADSAKVTQEPFIVFISGRDKKGPINTFSLSDVNMIATINPTTKQILLVSIPRDYYVDIQGIDGVSGKDKLTHSAKGGIDATIQTVENLMDINMNYYAKFNFTSFLNVIDALGGIEIDVPKYDVIGRDDGVFVTRLDKYTIKPGKQTFDSKHALSFVRERYAFVDGDEIRGKNQMLMIKAIVKKCCSPSLITSMDSVFESLSDSFETNLSASDIKSLINMQINDMAPWDVQSFRLTGDASQRTLELATVGDVTSVNPHGVFVTQPDEQAIAQAKEYIQQVMNGEIVKVEDDSNDDVTDQTSTNTTN encoded by the coding sequence ATGAAAAAGCTTATCAAAATATTACTTTCAAGAAGATTATTATTGATTATCACACTCATTGCAGCTTGTGTCTTTACTTTTGTTGCATTTGAGTTAAGTATACTTCCATTAAAATATTTTATACCACTGATTGTTGTGATTTTTCTTGGGGCATTTTTGTTATATCGTTTATCAAGAGATAAAAATGATCGTCATCCAGTTAAAGTTGCGATTGTGAAGTTAGTCAATGTGATTTTAGCTATTGTTTTAATTATTGCTTCATGGTCTTTGATGAAAGGTTCAAACTTTATTTCTTCAATTACCGGTGGCGGTGAAGAAATCATTGAAATGGATGTTGTGGTTTTAAAAGATTCTTTATATGATACAATTGATGATTTAAAAGGACAATCTTTTGGTGCCTTACATGGTGATGCTGTGAATATCAATAAAACTGAAACCATGATTGAAGATGATATTGGTGATATTACTGTTACTAATTATGCAAGTAATAATGAATTGATTCAATCTTTAATGACACAGGAAATGAGTGCCATTATTGTGAAAAATGTGGATTTAGAATCATTTGACTCGATTGAAGAAAATTTTAATGATAAGATTAGAATTATTCAAAAATATGAAATCAAATTACCAAAAGTGACAGCTGATAGTGCAAAAGTAACACAGGAACCATTTATTGTCTTTATTAGTGGGCGTGATAAAAAAGGACCAATTAATACCTTCTCATTATCTGATGTCAATATGATTGCGACAATCAATCCAACCACAAAACAAATTTTACTTGTAAGTATTCCTCGTGATTATTATGTGGATATTCAAGGTATTGATGGAGTGAGCGGGAAGGATAAATTGACGCATAGTGCTAAAGGTGGGATTGATGCGACAATTCAAACTGTTGAAAATTTGATGGACATTAATATGAACTACTATGCAAAATTTAATTTTACTTCATTTTTAAATGTCATTGATGCTTTAGGTGGCATTGAAATAGATGTTCCTAAATATGATGTGATTGGTAGAGATGATGGTGTCTTTGTGACACGTTTAGATAAGTATACGATTAAACCTGGAAAACAGACATTTGATTCAAAACATGCCTTATCATTTGTACGTGAAAGATATGCTTTTGTTGATGGGGATGAAATTCGTGGTAAAAATCAGATGTTGATGATTAAAGCAATTGTAAAAAAATGCTGTTCACCAAGTTTAATTACAAGTATGGATAGTGTATTTGAATCATTATCTGATAGTTTTGAAACCAATTTAAGTGCTAGTGATATTAAATCATTGATTAATATGCAAATTAATGATATGGCTCCATGGGATGTGCAATCATTCCGTTTAACGGGAGATGCCTCTCAAAGAACATTGGAACTAGCAACAGTAGGTGATGTCACATCAGTGAATCCTCATGGTGTTTTTGTCACACAACCTGATGAACAAGCTATTGCACAAGCAAAAGAATATATTCAACAGGTTATGAATGGTGAGATTGTAAAAGTGGAAGATGATTCAAATGATGATGTAACAGATCAAACATCAACGAATACAACAAATTAG
- the aroF gene encoding 3-deoxy-7-phosphoheptulonate synthase: protein MIIVLKPKISENDVQELVNKVESFGLTAHVSKGAETTIIGMVGDVTKVDPKQLEVSPVVERVMHVSEPYKLANRAFHPEDSIIDVDGVKVGGDHLALIAGPCSVESKEQVIAIAKEAKAAGANMLRGGAFKPRTSPYAFQGMGTEGLDILVAAKKETGLPIVSELMSADYIEEFNEKVDLVQIGARNMQNFDLLKEVGKRCTKPVLLKRGLSATYEEWIMSAEYIMASGNPNVILCERGVRTYETYTRNTLDLQAIPVIKRLTHLPIIIDPSHAGGKWWLVEPMAKAAVAAGCDGLMIEVHNDPEHALCDGPQSLKPAKYTELLKQVGAIGEIVGKSL, encoded by the coding sequence ATGATAATTGTATTAAAACCAAAAATAAGTGAAAATGATGTTCAAGAATTAGTGAACAAAGTAGAAAGTTTTGGATTAACCGCACATGTTTCTAAAGGAGCAGAAACAACGATTATTGGAATGGTTGGAGATGTCACAAAAGTTGATCCAAAACAATTAGAAGTCTCTCCAGTCGTTGAAAGAGTAATGCATGTCAGTGAACCTTATAAATTAGCCAATCGTGCTTTCCATCCAGAAGACTCCATCATTGATGTTGATGGTGTCAAGGTTGGTGGTGATCATTTGGCCTTGATTGCTGGACCATGTTCTGTGGAATCAAAGGAACAAGTTATTGCAATCGCTAAAGAGGCTAAAGCAGCAGGAGCGAATATGCTAAGAGGTGGCGCATTCAAACCAAGAACATCACCTTATGCTTTCCAGGGAATGGGAACAGAAGGATTGGATATTCTTGTCGCAGCGAAAAAAGAAACAGGACTTCCAATAGTCTCTGAATTGATGAGTGCAGACTATATTGAAGAATTTAATGAAAAGGTTGATTTGGTACAGATTGGTGCCAGAAATATGCAAAACTTTGACTTGTTAAAAGAAGTTGGAAAGAGATGTACAAAACCAGTCTTACTAAAAAGAGGATTAAGTGCAACCTATGAAGAATGGATCATGAGTGCTGAATACATCATGGCTAGTGGAAATCCAAATGTCATCTTATGTGAAAGAGGAGTTAGAACATATGAAACATACACAAGAAATACATTGGACTTACAGGCTATTCCAGTGATTAAAAGATTGACACACTTGCCAATCATCATTGATCCATCACATGCCGGAGGAAAATGGTGGTTAGTAGAACCAATGGCCAAGGCAGCAGTAGCGGCAGGATGCGATGGTTTGATGATAGAAGTGCATAATGATCCAGAACATGCTTTATGTGATGGACCACAATCATTGAAACCTGCAAAATATACAGAGTTATTAAAACAAGTTGGCGCTATTGGTGAAATTGTTGGAAAGTCTTTGTGA
- a CDS encoding PDDEXK nuclease domain-containing protein — protein sequence MENNILNNEALVDEIARIITNARNNVIKNVNNELIHAYWNIGRIIVEDELKSKRGEYGKKQLLTLSKTLTKKFGKGFSRANLQNMRLLYLKYPNYQTLSSKLSWSHYCELLYISDDDKRHFYEKEAINANWSVRELKRQISTSLFERLLLSDGEANKKKVLELALKGNEIAKPEDIVKDPYVFEFLGLPENKPMMESDLEEALVRQIEKFLLELGKGFMFVGTQQRVTFGNTHYYVDMVFYNKILRSYVLIELKTIKLMPEAVGQLNMYLNYYEAEINDENDNPPIGLILCTDKGNVDMQYAIGGLSNKIFASKYITYMPDKEQLIAQVEAVLLANDQAQ from the coding sequence GTGGAAAATAATATACTAAACAATGAAGCCTTAGTAGATGAAATTGCTAGAATTATTACAAATGCTAGAAATAATGTTATTAAAAATGTTAATAATGAGTTAATTCATGCGTATTGGAATATAGGACGTATTATAGTTGAGGATGAGTTGAAATCAAAGCGTGGCGAATATGGAAAAAAACAATTGTTGACACTATCGAAGACTCTTACCAAAAAATTTGGTAAAGGATTTTCTCGAGCAAATCTTCAAAATATGAGATTACTTTATTTGAAATATCCAAATTACCAGACACTGTCTAGCAAATTAAGTTGGTCACATTATTGTGAGTTATTATATATATCAGATGATGATAAACGTCATTTTTATGAAAAGGAAGCAATAAATGCCAATTGGTCTGTAAGAGAGCTAAAAAGACAAATTAGTACTTCATTATTTGAAAGATTGTTATTATCAGATGGTGAAGCTAATAAAAAGAAAGTTCTTGAATTAGCGTTAAAAGGAAATGAAATTGCAAAACCAGAAGATATAGTAAAAGACCCTTATGTTTTTGAATTTCTTGGATTACCAGAAAATAAGCCGATGATGGAATCTGATTTAGAAGAAGCACTTGTCAGACAAATTGAAAAGTTTCTTTTGGAACTTGGAAAAGGATTTATGTTTGTAGGAACACAACAAAGGGTAACATTTGGGAATACTCATTATTATGTTGATATGGTTTTCTATAATAAGATTTTAAGGTCTTATGTATTGATAGAATTAAAAACTATTAAATTGATGCCTGAAGCCGTTGGACAACTTAATATGTATTTGAATTATTATGAAGCAGAAATTAATGATGAAAATGATAATCCACCAATTGGTTTGATTTTATGTACTGATAAAGGTAATGTTGATATGCAATATGCAATAGGTGGTTTGAGTAATAAAATCTTTGCTTCTAAATATATAACATATATGCCTGATAAAGAACAATTAATTGCTCAGGTTGAAGCCGTATTATTGGCTAATGATCAGGCTCAATAG